Proteins encoded together in one Carya illinoinensis cultivar Pawnee chromosome 3, C.illinoinensisPawnee_v1, whole genome shotgun sequence window:
- the LOC122305231 gene encoding alcohol dehydrogenase: MAYPRMIMIRRAIAETHYLRSSRCFGNRFSTHHAISNVNDNNNEKKIIDNGWGGLGSFRRYSDSSSLGGVGLPSYMRAAVFWEPNKPLTIEEFRMPRPKVGEVLIKTKACGVCHSDLHVMKGELPFASPCVVGHEITGEVVEHGPLTDRKIVERYPLGSRVVGAFIMPCGNCFFCSKGHDDLCEDFFAYNRAKGTLYDGETRLFLRSGGKPVFMYSMGGLAEYCVVPAHALSVLPDSLPYAESAILGCAVFTAYGAMAHAAEVRPGNSVAVIGIGGVGSSCLQIARAFGASDIIAVDVQDEKLQKAKAFGATHTINAIQEDAIEKIREITGGLGVDIAVEALGKPQTFLQCFNSVRDGGKAVMIGLTPAGAVGEVDINRLVRRKIQVIGSYGARARQDLPKLVRLAESGIFNLSQAVSRKYTFEEAGQAFHDLNQGNIVSRAVVEIM, from the exons ATGGCCTACCCTCGTATGATAATGATTCGCAGAGCCATCGCCGAGACCCACTACTTGAGATCTTCCCGGTGCTTCGGCAACAGATTCTCGACCCACCATGCCATCTCTAACGTAAACGACAACAACAACGAGAAAAAGATCATCGATAATGGTTGGGGTGGTCTTGGTTCGTTTCGTCGTTATTCTGACTCCAGCTCACTGGGGGGAGTCGGACTGCCGTCGTACATGCGCGCAGCTGTGTTTTGGGAACCCAACAAGCCCCTTACAATCGAAGAGTTCCGCATGCCTCGTCCCAAGGTGGGCGAAGTTCTCATCAAGACCAAGG CCTGTGGAGTCTGCCACTCTGATCTCCATGTTATGAAAGGTGAACTTCCGTTTGCTAGTCCTTGTGTTGTGGGGCATGAGATAACTGGTGAAGTTGTTGAACATGGGCCTCTTACTGACAGAAAAATAGTTGAAAG ATATCCACTTGGATCCCGTGTTGTGGGAGCTTTCATCATGCCTTGTGGTAATTGTTTCTTCTGTTCAAAG GGCCATGACGATTTATGTGAGGACTTTTTTGCATATAACCGAGCCAAAGGGACCCTTTATGATGGTGAAACTCGGCTGTTCCTCCGCAGTGGTG GAAAACCTGTGTTCATGTATAGTATGGGAGGCCTTGCTGAGTATTGTGTTGTCCCAGCACATGCATTGTCTGTTTTGCCAGACTCATTGCCATACGCAGAGTCTGCAATTTTAGGATGTGCAGTTTTTACCGCCTATGGTGCCATGGCCCATGCGGCTGAGGTGCGTCCTGGGAATTCGGTTGCTGTGATTGGAATTGGGGGTGTTGGTTCAAG TTGCTTGCAGATAGCTAGAGCCTTTGGTGCTTCTGATATTATTGCTGTGGATGTTCAGGATGAAAAACTTCAGAAGGCCAAGGCATTTGGTGCCACTCACACAATAAATGCAATTCAGGAAGATGCCATTGAAAAGATAAGA GAAATTACTGGGGGATTGGGTGTGGATATTGCTGTGGAAGCCTTGGGAAAACCACAGACATTTTTGCAGTGTTTCAATAGTGTGAGGGATGGAGGAAAAGCTGTAATGATTGGACTTACACCAGCTGGTGCTGTAGGGGAGGTGGATATAAACCGTCTTGTTCGTAGAAAG ATTCAAGTCATTGGCTCCTATGGAGCAAGGGCAAGGCAAGATCTTCCCAAGTTGGTTAGACTGGCAGAAAGCGGCATCTTCAATCTCTCCCAGGCTGTTTCTAGAAAATACACCTTTGAGGAGGCAGGCCAAGCCTTCCATGATCTCAACCAGGGAAACATTGTCAGTCGAGCTGTGGTTGAGATAATGTAG
- the LOC122305229 gene encoding DDT domain-containing protein DDB_G0282237-like isoform X1: MPLLKRKPFSLAEPPEDLESSELVYQVRFTKEIFRDYLEYLNRINLYRRRVWVCKVSGKTSLTYEEALVSEKRAAEKVQQFPKELMAPSLCIIQYSTLSLKDLADKIAEKLRHRLFVGAELYGRKDNDLFPCKISKVIEEAPEKIQYEVTWLDKNKKVMENSLVNAEDLVHKKLPFSRAVLKSFIRESTYRSAPWVLHDKLAQHHGISTDPPEELRSQVFFKDGQVVCYKKRRKNEEDRKSGKEVKKESGKNKRKKIDGERFGVAMMEKEDDRPKEEPIKYPIDDLLVQPGPDDPIFPDRPSPWREFNVPMDCVGDLLMVWDFCSSFSRLLHLWPFTFEDFENAICHKDSSPILLVESHSALLRLLIKDDGEYLLAVEKRNRKLKITQINWTEYLCDFLELMELPALCTYIATIKRGHYGLLDAHAKLGILRELVNQVLQTDIFREKLDDVIEQRQELGATRRGEALEEARKKREEKEHSKAESDANGLTDQKCLENIENVAANDNLSKQNGHIEKKGKGEVLSYQLGNSSGTCDNNFLNTASKKAKKQNLDVEAPADNGKDSSGKEGLKYLKDDKKEVTERSNKEHRREFYEREMEKRVIRTNPLGRDRHCNRYWWPRRDGRIFFESSDSKEWGYYSSKEELDALMGSMNIKGERERALKKQLEKFHSRICAELQKRSKVLAHKIALEEAVLRRSTRVRAPPRENPANAFLKYVNKWKED, translated from the exons ATGCCTTTGCTGAAAAGAAAGCCTTTTTCCTTGGCAGAACCGCCTGAGGATTTGGAGTCTAGTGAGCTTGTTTACCAAGTTCGTTTCACGAAAGAAATATTTAGGGATTATTT GGAATATTTGAACCGAATAAACTTGTATCGACGAAGAGTTTGGGTGTGTAAAGTCAGTGGGAAAACTAGCTTGACTTATGAGGAGGCTTTGGTGTCAGAAAAACGGGCAGCAGAGAAGGTTCAGCAGTTCCCCAAAGAGCTTATGGCTCCTTCACTATGTATCATCCAATACA GTACGCTTTCACTGAAAGATCTTGCTGACAAAATAGCTGAAAAGTTGCGGCACCGCTTGTTTGTAGGTGCTGAGTTGTATGGAAGGAAGGACAATGATCTATTTCCATGCAAAATATCAAAAGTTATAGAGGAAGCTCCTGAAAAAATCCAATATGAGGTCACATGGcttgataaaaataagaaagtaaTGGAAAATTCATTGGTGAATGCAGAAGATTTAGTACATAAGAAGTTGCCTTTTAGCAGAGCTGTTTTGAAGTCTTTTATTCGGGAATCTACATACCGAAGTGCTCCTTGGGTCCTTCATGATAAACTGGCACAACATCATGGAATTTCAACTGATCCTCCAGAAGAGTTGAGGAGCCAAGTTTTCTTTAAGGATGGTCAAGTAGTCTGCTACAAGAAGCGTAGGAAAAATGAGGAAGATAGAAAAAGTGGCAAG GAAGTCAAAAAAGAAtctggaaaaaataaaaggaagaagaTTGATGGTGAGAGATTTGGTGTTGCAATGATGGAGAAAG aAGATGATCGACCAAAGGAAGAACCTATCAAATATCCAATTGATGACCTGTTGGTGCAACCTGGTCCAGATGATCCTATTTTCCCCGACCGCCCTTCTCCATGGAGGGAGTTCAATGTTCCCATGGATTGTGTCGGGGATCTTTTGATGGTCTGGGATTTTTGTTCATCATTTAGTAGGCTGTTGCACTTGTGGCCGTTCACttttgaagattttgaaaatgCCATCTGTCACAAGGACAGCAGTCCGATTCTCCTTGTGGAATCTCACTCAGCTCTTCTTCGATTGCTCATAAAAGACGATGGTGAATATTTATTGGCTGTAGAGAAAAGAAATCGGAAATTAAAG ATCACCCAGATCAACTGGACAGAGTATTTATGCGATTTTTTGGAATTGATGGAACTTCCTGCATTATGCACTTATATAGCAACTATTAAGCGGGGGCATTATGGCCTTTTGGATGCTCATGCTAAATTGGGAATATTACGAGAATTGGTTAACCAAGTGCTTCAAACAGATATTTTTAGGGAGAAGTTGGATGACGTTATTGAACAGCGGCAGGAACTTGGCGCCACAAGAAGGGGGGAAGCATTAGAAGAAGCCAGAAAGAAAAGGGAGGAGAAGGAACACTCGAAGGCTGAGTCTGATGCCAATGGACTAACTGATCAAAAATGTTTAGAGAACATAGAAAATGTAGCAGCAAATGATAACCTGAGTAAACAGAATGGTCAcatagaaaagaaaggaaaaggggaGGTCCTTTCATATCAGCTGGGAAATTCATCTGGAACTTG TGATAACAATTTTCTGAACACTGCATCAAAGAAGGCCAAGAAGCAGAATTTGGATGTTGAAGCCCCAGCAGATAATGGCAAAGATTCATCTGGGAAGGAAGGgttgaaatatttgaaggaTGATAAAAAGGAAGTGACTGAGAGAAGTAATAAAGAACACAGG AGAGAGTTTTATGAACGGGAGATGGAGAAACGAGTGATACGCACCAACCCCTTGGGCAGAGACAGACATTGTAACAGGTATTGGTGGCCTCGACGCGATGGGAGGATATTTTTTGAGAGTTCTGACTCCAAGGAGTGGGGATACTATAGTAGCAAGGAAGAG CTGGATGCTCTGATGGGTTCAATGAATATcaagggtgagagagagagggcactTAAGAAACAACTGGAAAAATTCCATAGCAGAATATG TGCGGAACTTCAAAAGAGATCAAAAGTTTTGGCTCACAAGATTGCACTGGAGGAGGCAGTGCTTCGAAGATCTACGCGTGTTCGGGCTCCACCCAGGGAAAATCCTGCTAATGCATTCCTGAAGTATGTCAACAAGTGGAAGGAAGACTAA
- the LOC122305229 gene encoding DDT domain-containing protein DDB_G0282237-like isoform X2 — protein sequence MPLLKRKPFSLAEPPEDLESSELVYQVRFTKEIFRDYLEYLNRINLYRRRVWVCKVSGKTSLTYEEALVSEKRAAEKVQQFPKELMAPSLCIIQYSTLSLKDLADKIAEKLRHRLFVGAELYGRKDNDLFPCKISKVIEEAPEKIQYEVTWLDKNKKVMENSLVNAEDLVHKKLPFSRAVLKSFIRESTYRSAPWVLHDKLAQHHGISTDPPEELRSQVFFKDGQVVCYKKRRKNEEDRKSGKEVKKESGKNKRKKIDGERFGVAMMEKDDRPKEEPIKYPIDDLLVQPGPDDPIFPDRPSPWREFNVPMDCVGDLLMVWDFCSSFSRLLHLWPFTFEDFENAICHKDSSPILLVESHSALLRLLIKDDGEYLLAVEKRNRKLKITQINWTEYLCDFLELMELPALCTYIATIKRGHYGLLDAHAKLGILRELVNQVLQTDIFREKLDDVIEQRQELGATRRGEALEEARKKREEKEHSKAESDANGLTDQKCLENIENVAANDNLSKQNGHIEKKGKGEVLSYQLGNSSGTCDNNFLNTASKKAKKQNLDVEAPADNGKDSSGKEGLKYLKDDKKEVTERSNKEHRREFYEREMEKRVIRTNPLGRDRHCNRYWWPRRDGRIFFESSDSKEWGYYSSKEELDALMGSMNIKGERERALKKQLEKFHSRICAELQKRSKVLAHKIALEEAVLRRSTRVRAPPRENPANAFLKYVNKWKED from the exons ATGCCTTTGCTGAAAAGAAAGCCTTTTTCCTTGGCAGAACCGCCTGAGGATTTGGAGTCTAGTGAGCTTGTTTACCAAGTTCGTTTCACGAAAGAAATATTTAGGGATTATTT GGAATATTTGAACCGAATAAACTTGTATCGACGAAGAGTTTGGGTGTGTAAAGTCAGTGGGAAAACTAGCTTGACTTATGAGGAGGCTTTGGTGTCAGAAAAACGGGCAGCAGAGAAGGTTCAGCAGTTCCCCAAAGAGCTTATGGCTCCTTCACTATGTATCATCCAATACA GTACGCTTTCACTGAAAGATCTTGCTGACAAAATAGCTGAAAAGTTGCGGCACCGCTTGTTTGTAGGTGCTGAGTTGTATGGAAGGAAGGACAATGATCTATTTCCATGCAAAATATCAAAAGTTATAGAGGAAGCTCCTGAAAAAATCCAATATGAGGTCACATGGcttgataaaaataagaaagtaaTGGAAAATTCATTGGTGAATGCAGAAGATTTAGTACATAAGAAGTTGCCTTTTAGCAGAGCTGTTTTGAAGTCTTTTATTCGGGAATCTACATACCGAAGTGCTCCTTGGGTCCTTCATGATAAACTGGCACAACATCATGGAATTTCAACTGATCCTCCAGAAGAGTTGAGGAGCCAAGTTTTCTTTAAGGATGGTCAAGTAGTCTGCTACAAGAAGCGTAGGAAAAATGAGGAAGATAGAAAAAGTGGCAAG GAAGTCAAAAAAGAAtctggaaaaaataaaaggaagaagaTTGATGGTGAGAGATTTGGTGTTGCAATGATGGAGAAAG ATGATCGACCAAAGGAAGAACCTATCAAATATCCAATTGATGACCTGTTGGTGCAACCTGGTCCAGATGATCCTATTTTCCCCGACCGCCCTTCTCCATGGAGGGAGTTCAATGTTCCCATGGATTGTGTCGGGGATCTTTTGATGGTCTGGGATTTTTGTTCATCATTTAGTAGGCTGTTGCACTTGTGGCCGTTCACttttgaagattttgaaaatgCCATCTGTCACAAGGACAGCAGTCCGATTCTCCTTGTGGAATCTCACTCAGCTCTTCTTCGATTGCTCATAAAAGACGATGGTGAATATTTATTGGCTGTAGAGAAAAGAAATCGGAAATTAAAG ATCACCCAGATCAACTGGACAGAGTATTTATGCGATTTTTTGGAATTGATGGAACTTCCTGCATTATGCACTTATATAGCAACTATTAAGCGGGGGCATTATGGCCTTTTGGATGCTCATGCTAAATTGGGAATATTACGAGAATTGGTTAACCAAGTGCTTCAAACAGATATTTTTAGGGAGAAGTTGGATGACGTTATTGAACAGCGGCAGGAACTTGGCGCCACAAGAAGGGGGGAAGCATTAGAAGAAGCCAGAAAGAAAAGGGAGGAGAAGGAACACTCGAAGGCTGAGTCTGATGCCAATGGACTAACTGATCAAAAATGTTTAGAGAACATAGAAAATGTAGCAGCAAATGATAACCTGAGTAAACAGAATGGTCAcatagaaaagaaaggaaaaggggaGGTCCTTTCATATCAGCTGGGAAATTCATCTGGAACTTG TGATAACAATTTTCTGAACACTGCATCAAAGAAGGCCAAGAAGCAGAATTTGGATGTTGAAGCCCCAGCAGATAATGGCAAAGATTCATCTGGGAAGGAAGGgttgaaatatttgaaggaTGATAAAAAGGAAGTGACTGAGAGAAGTAATAAAGAACACAGG AGAGAGTTTTATGAACGGGAGATGGAGAAACGAGTGATACGCACCAACCCCTTGGGCAGAGACAGACATTGTAACAGGTATTGGTGGCCTCGACGCGATGGGAGGATATTTTTTGAGAGTTCTGACTCCAAGGAGTGGGGATACTATAGTAGCAAGGAAGAG CTGGATGCTCTGATGGGTTCAATGAATATcaagggtgagagagagagggcactTAAGAAACAACTGGAAAAATTCCATAGCAGAATATG TGCGGAACTTCAAAAGAGATCAAAAGTTTTGGCTCACAAGATTGCACTGGAGGAGGCAGTGCTTCGAAGATCTACGCGTGTTCGGGCTCCACCCAGGGAAAATCCTGCTAATGCATTCCTGAAGTATGTCAACAAGTGGAAGGAAGACTAA
- the LOC122305230 gene encoding tyrosine--tRNA ligase, chloroplastic/mitochondrial: MASAAIAMSSASRTLLLFCPFKTSLSFRKIPKLPSSINTACFCCCSCSTQLQSQFQTSRRRDVVEILQQRGLLESITSSTIHDAVSPGPVKVYCGFDPTAESLHLGNLLGLIVLSWFQRCGHHAVALIGGATARIGDPSGKSLERPQLDVDTLRKNSDGIRDTIYKILLSNSENFSILNNYDWWKEVRLLDFLRNVGRYARVGTMMAKESVKKRLESEQGMSYTEFTYQLLQGYDFLRLFEKEGVSVQIGGSDQWGNITAGTELIRKILQVEGAFGLTFPLLLKSDGTKFGKSEEGAVWLSSSMLSPYKFYQYFFSVPDADVVRFLKILTFLELEEIGELEREMGRPGYVPNSVQRRLAEEVTRFVHGEEGLSEAIKATQALRPGAEAKLDWQTIEGIAEDVPSCSLAYNEVLNLSLVDLSVSAGLLESKSAARRLLKQGGLYLNNSRVDGENKRIEAEDIVDGKVILLSAGKKNKVLVRIS; this comes from the coding sequence ATGGCATCCGCAGCCATAGCCATGTCCTCCGCCTCCAGAACTCTCCTCCTCTTCTGCCCCTTTAAAACCTCCCTTTCCTTTCGCAAAATTCCTAAACTACCTTCCTCCATCAATACTGCCTGCTTCTGCTGCTGCTCCTGCTCCACTCAATTGCAATCTCAATTTCAAACCTCTCGGCGCCGCGACGTTGTCGAAATCCTCCAGCAACGCGGTCTCCTCGAGTCCATCACTAGCTCCACTATCCACGACGCCGTTTCCCCCGGCCCCGTCAAAGTCTACTGCGGCTTCGACCCCACCGCCGAGAGCCTCCACCTTGGCAACCTTCTCGGCCTCATTGTCCTTTCCTGGTTCCAGCGCTGTGGCCACCACGCAGTTGCTCTAATCGGCGGCGCCACCGCCCGTATAGGCGACCCCTCCGGGAAGTCTCTCGAACGCCCACAGCTCGACGTCGACACGCTGCGCAAGAACTCCGACGGGATCCGCGACACAATCTACAAGATCCTCCTATCGAATTCTGAGAACTTCTCGATCCTGAACAATTACGACTGGTGGAAAGAGGTCAGGTTGTTAGATTTCTTGAGAAATGTGGGTCGGTACGCGAGGGTCGGGACGATGATGGCCAAGGAGAGCGTGAAAAAGCGGCTAGAATCCGAGCAGGGAATGAGCTATACCGAGTTTACTTATCAGCTCTTGCAAGGCTATGATTTTTTGCGACTGTTCGAGAAGGAGGGGGTGAGTGTGCAAATAGGAGGAAGTGATCAGTGGGGTAACATAACCGCCGGAACCGAGTTGATTCGGAAGATTTTGCAGGTTGAGGGGGCGTTTGGATTGACATTTCCTCTTCTGCTAAAGAGTGACGGTACCAAGTTCGGAAAATCGGAAGAAGGCGCGGTTTGGTTGTCTTCGTCAATGCTCTCTCCATATAAGTTTTACCAGTACTTCTTCTCAGTGCCGGATGCGGATGTGGTGAGGTTTTTGAAGATCCTTACGTTTCTGGAGTTGGAGGAAATTGGTGAGCTAGAGAGGGAGATGGGCAGACCTGGGTACGTTCCGAATAGCGTGCAGCGGAGGCTTGCGGAGGAAGTTACACGGTTCGTACACGGGGAGGAGGGGTTGAGCGAGGCGATTAAGGCGACCCAGGCGTTGAGGCCCGGGGCAGAGGCCAAGTTAGATTGGCAAACGATTGAGGGGATTGCGGAGGACGTGCCATCTTGTTCTTTGGCGTATAATGAAGTATTAAATCTCTCGCTCGTTGATCTCTCAGTATCGGCCGGTTTGTTGGAGAGCAAATCGGCTGCGCGGCGGTTGTTGAAGCAGGGGGGTTTGTACTTGAATAACAGTAGAGTAGATGGTGAGAACAAGAGAATTGAGGCAGAGGACATCGTTGATGGGAAAGTTATCCTTCTGTCTGCGGGAAAGAAGAACAAGGTGCTTGTACGGATATCCTGA